The Streptomyces sp. NBC_01363 region GGCTGAGAGGCGGAAGGCACAGCAGTACGGGAACGAGAAGAGGACAACGAGCGATGAGCCCCGCCGAAGACGATCCGCAGCGCATCCTGATCGTCGACGACGAGCCCGCCGTACGCGAGGCCCTGCAACGCAGTCTCGCGTTCGAGGGCTACGGCACCGAGGTGGCCGTCGACGGTCTCGACGCCCTCGCCAGGGCCGAGTCGTACGCCCCCGACCTCATCGTCCTCGACATCCAGATGCCCCGGATGGACGGCCTGACCGCCGCCCGCCGGCTCCGCTCCACGGGCACCACCACCCCCATCCTGATGCTCACCGCCCGCGACACCGTCGGCGACCGGGTCACCGGTCTCGACGCGGGCGCCGACGACTACCTGGTCAAGCCCTTCGAACTGGACGAGCTGTTCGCCCGCATCCGGGCCCTGCTGCGCCGCAGCTCGTACGCGACCGCGGCGGGCGGCGGCGTCCCCGACGACGATGTGCTGGCCTTCGCGGACCTCCGGATGAACCTCGCCACCCGCGAGGTCACCCGGGGCGCCCGCCGGGTCGAGCTGACCCGCACGGAGTTCACCCTCCTGGAGATGTTCCTGGCCCACCCGCGGCAGGTGCTGACCCGCGAGCAGATCCTGAAAGCGGTGTGGGGCTTCGACTTCGAGCCGAGCTCCAACTCCCTGGACGTGTACGTGATGTACCTGCGCCGCAAGACGGAGGCGGGCGGCGAACCGCGCCTCGTGCACACGGTGCGGGGGGTCGGCTACGCGCTCCGCTCCGGCGGCGGTGACGGATGACCGGCACCCTGCACCGGCTCCGCGCCCTGCCGCTGCGCTCACGGCTCGCGCTGCTGGTGGCGACGGCGGTGGCGGTCGCGGTGGCGGCGGTCGCGGCGGCCTGCTGGTTCGTGACGAAGGTGCAGCTGGAGAACCAGATGGATGCCTCGCTGCGCAATGTCTCG contains the following coding sequences:
- a CDS encoding response regulator transcription factor, coding for MSPAEDDPQRILIVDDEPAVREALQRSLAFEGYGTEVAVDGLDALARAESYAPDLIVLDIQMPRMDGLTAARRLRSTGTTTPILMLTARDTVGDRVTGLDAGADDYLVKPFELDELFARIRALLRRSSYATAAGGGVPDDDVLAFADLRMNLATREVTRGARRVELTRTEFTLLEMFLAHPRQVLTREQILKAVWGFDFEPSSNSLDVYVMYLRRKTEAGGEPRLVHTVRGVGYALRSGGGDG